TTTACGCAATGCTCAATATTAAATCGGCAATACGGATGAAACAATGAAACAACACGAATCGGCGGAGAATTCTCAAGGTCAGCTCTTTATTGTACCTACTCCTATCGGGAATTTGGCTGATATTACGCAGCGCGCGCTTAACGTGTTACAAAGCGTTGATTTAATTGCCGCTGAAGACACCCGCCACACCGGTTTATTGCTCCAGCACTTCGCCATTAATGCCCGTTTGTTTGCGCTGCATGACCATAATGAACAGCAAAAAGCCGAAACGCTGGTGGCGAAATTAAAAGAGGGGCAGAACATTGCGCTGGTCTCCGACGCCGGAACGCCGCTGATTAATGATCCGGGCTACCACCTGGTGCGCACCTGTCGCGAGGCTGGTATCCGTGTGGTGCCGCTACCGGGGCCGTGCGCGGCCATTGCTGCGTTAAGCGCCGCCGGGCTGCCATCGGATCGTTTCTGTTACGAAGGTTTTCTGCCAGCCAAATCGAAAGGGCGTCGCGATACGCTCAAAGCGCTGGAAACCGAAAGCCGTACGCTGATTTTTTATGAATCCACGCACCGCCTGCTGGAAAGCCTGGAAGATATGGTCGCCGTGTGGGGTGGATCCCGTTACGTGGTACTGGCGCGCGAGCTGACCAAAACCTGGGAAACCATTCAGGGTGCGCCGGTGGGCGAGTTGCTGGCATGGGTAAAAGAGGATGAGAACCGCCGTAAAGGCGAGATGGTGCTGATTGTCGAAGGGCACAAGGCGCAGGAAGATGAGTTGCCCGCCGATGCGTTGCGCACGCTGGCGTTACTGCAAACCGAGCTGCCGCTGAAAAAAGCGGCCGCGCTGGCGGCAGAAATCCACGGCGTGAAGAAAAACGCCCTGTATAAGTACGCGCTGGAACAGCAAGAGTAAGCCGCATTATGAGCGGGGCGCAGTCGCTTTGCGCCCCGGCTCTGTCAGAGAATACCCAACGCTGAGGCAATAATGGACAGCACAAATGTCACCGCAATCAGCACTACCGGGTGAGTCTTTTTCGCACGCAGCAGGTAATACATCAACAGCGTATACCCCATTGGCAAAATGTTTGGGAACACTTTGTCAAAAAAGTCTTTTTGTAGCGCGACGCTGTGTGTTTCATCAATGGGGAAGGTGGTGATCACATTGATATGCACATACGAGGCAATCAGGCCACCGATAACGGTAATCCCCAGAATTGTCGCCGACCTTGCGATCATTTGTGAGTTTTCCCGCACTTTATCAATCGCTTTAACGCCCACTGAGTAACCGACGTGTGTCCAGCCGACGCGCAAAAAGAAAATCGCCAGGTAGACTGCGAAGAAAAGTATCGGGCCAAGCAGGTTGCCCTGGCTGGCAAAAGAGGAACAGATACCCGCCATAATCGGTAACAGCGTAAACCAGAAGATGGCATCACCAATCCCTGCAATGGGGCCAAACAGCGCCACTTTTAGCCCCTTAATGGTGCTGCGGTTTTCTCCTTTCTCTTCCATTGAGATAAGCAGCCCCATCAAAAAACCAACCAGGTTGGGGTGGGTATTAATAAATTCCAGATGGTCTTTCATTGCCGCGCTTAAGCCGTCTTTATCATCCTTATAAATCTTTTTCAAAAGCGGCAGCATCGCCCAGGTAAAACCGCCAGCCTGCATCCTTTCATAGTTAAAACTGGCTTGCAGCACGGACGAACGGAAACCTAACCGGGTAATATCTTTCTTACTGATTTCAGATGCCATTGCTGTAATCCTCTTTATCGCTGGGGTTGCTTTCTGCCTGCGGTTGAGACTGGTTTTTCGCCCGCGCATTGAAGAATTCATAGACTGCGAAACCGGCACCTAAAACGGCAACCGGCAGCAGGTTGCTGACCTGGATATAACAGACGAACAGAAACCCGGCGATCAGGTAGGGAATGTATTGCGCTTTAAACATGACGCGTAAGAGCAAGCCGAAACCGACCGCTGGCAAAATGCCGCCCGCCACTTCAAAGCCGTGTGTCAGCCAGCCAGGCATTGCCTTCACCAGCGCCTGCATTGCGCCCTGTGCCATGTAGGTACACAGAAACGCGATAATGGCGTATGAACAGGCGACAATCAGCGTGGTGAGCCAGTTAAGGCGCGCAAAGGCCCGGGTATCACCCGTGCTGGCGTAGTTATCCGCTTTCGACATAAATAACGAAAAAGCGGAGTAGAAGAACAGAATGATGTACTGCATTAACAGGCTAAACGGCAGCCCAAGACCGATTGCCGTTTTGGCGTCGACACCCGTGGACCACGCGATGACCGTCGTCATTACGCCCGCCATAATCGGGTTTGGCGGTTGTACACCGCCCGCCGGGGTTAAGCCTGCAAAGGCGAGTTCGGTTAAGCCGCCGGTGATTAACCCGATATGAATGTCCCCGAGGATCGCGCCTGTCAGGGTACAAACAATGATTGGTCTGAACAGGAATAATGCTTCCAGCCAGAAATCAATACCGAGAATAAAAACCAGAGCTGCCAGGGATAATCCCTGTATTAGCGTTATTTCATGCATTTTTCAGCCTCATCAGAGAGCGTTGCTTACCATCGTTGGCCGACAAAAAGCTCAGTCGGGAATATCGGTTTTTGTATCGCCGGGAACATCCTGAATGAAAATATGGGCCCCGTGATGTTTGATAAAACGCAGATCGTCCAGGTCCTGTTCATTGACATAGACTTTGCTGCTTATCTGTTTTTTCCCCGCAGAAAAATGCATATTGCCGACGTTGACGTCGTGAAGTTTCACGCCACCTTCAATCAGTTTTCGTACCGTTTCTGGCGTGCGGCAGATGAGGAAAATTTTTTGATGAGGCGCAGCCTTATCGAGAATATTTATTGTCTTTTCGAGCGAAAAGAAGCGGATACCAAAGCCATAGGTTTCTGCTGTTATGCCCATCAGTTTTTGCTGCAAGGTATCTTTTGCGACGTCATCGTCTACGACGACAAGCAAATTGGCACCGATAGCCGACGTCCAGGTAACGCCCACCTGTCCATGGACGAGACGGTTATCGATACGTGTTAGTAAAATATTCGGTGAGCTCATCTTATTGTCCTGTCATTAATTAATACGGATATGTTCCTTTGTAATATTTATTCCAGTAATGCTTTCAACATGGTAATGACGTAAAGGCTGCGTCAGTGCGCCCAAAATAGTTCCTTACTTCTCCAGCTTGTCGGCAGAACCGCAGACCGTGACCTTACTTCTCACAACGTCTTTCATCGCATCCATACCGACCCGCATGTAGTAACGCGGATCGTTACCGTCAGGGTTCTCGTCAAACCATTTTCTCACCGCCGCGGCGAAAGCGATTTTCAGCTCCGTCGCGACATTGACCTTGCAAATACCTAATTCAATCGCCCGGCGGACAAATTCGTCGGGAACATCACTGGCACCGTGCAGCACCAGAGGAACATCCACCACGTTACGAATAGCGGCAAGTCGCTGAAAGTCGAGCTTCGGCGGTTTCGTATACAGGCCGTGCGCCGTACCAATCGCGACGGCGAGGCTGTCAACGCCGGTTAATTCGACGAAGCGTCTTGCATCCTGTGGTGACGTCAGAAAAGCGCTTTCCTCGTCCACACTCATGTCGTCTTCCATGCCACCAAGGCGCCCTAGTTCCGCTTCGACGCTGCAATCCTGGCTATGACAAAAATCGACCACGGATTTAACCAGCCGGACATTGTCGTCAAAAGGGAGATGGCTGCCGTCGATCATGGCGCTGCGTACGCCGATATTGACCTTGCGGCGGATATCATCCAGCGATTCGTGATGGTCCAAATGGAGTGCCACAGGCATGTGATAACTGGCAGAGTAAGCGTCACACAGCGCATAGATCTCTTCGATGGCGATGTGTTTATAAGTGCCAGGGGTACCGGCAAGGATCACCGGTGAACGCATCTCCTGGCAAACTTCAAGGATGGCCTGAATGGTCTCTGCATTATGGATATTGAACGCCGGGATGGCGTAGCCTTTCGCCTGCGCGTCCTGCAAAAGATATTTGGTCGAGATAATGCTCATTATGCCTCCTGCCACGGATGAATGATGACGCCTTGCACCACCCGGTTAACCGTTCCGCTCTGGGACGGGGTATCCGGCGTGATCCCGGCTTTTATCGACTGAGTGAGGGCAAATACCTGCGCGTACATCAGGAAACAAAATACCTGCTCGACATCCAGAAATTCGCGGGCAGGGGGCAGCGTAATCTGTGCGTCTGCTGGGAGCGCGTGCTCTGGTGATGCACTGATAGAGACAATGCGCAGTGCCTGGTTTTCTCGGTGAAGCTCTGCCAGCAGATCGCGATCGTAGAGGCGTGTGTAAGGGTGGCTAGACATAAACACAACAACCAGCGTTTCGTTATCAATCAGCGATTTGGGGCCGTGGCGAAAGCCAGTAGGGGAATCGTAGAAGGCAACCAGTTTGCCGGCGGTTAATTCCAGCACTTTGAGCGCCGATTCTCTCGCTACGCCCTGCAACCCACCGCTACCGAGATAGACAATGCGTTTGAAGGGTAAATCCCCAAATACACCAGCGGAGAAATCCCCGAGCGAGTGAATGATTTGCTGGCAGCGTGCGGCAACATCACGAAAACGCGCTGTGCTAATGACATCGGGTGCGAAGAGGGCAAGGCAGCTTGCCATCATGGTGGTGATGCTGCTGGTCATGGCAAAGCCGCGATCGTGCGTTTCGGCAGGCATCAACAGCGCCTTGGCATGGCGGCTGGCCTCAGCATTCTGGTACAGCGCACCGGCTTCGTTGCAGGTGATCGCAAGGTGATAACACTGCCTGACGAGCTGGTCTGCCAGGTTAACGGCCGCGACACTTTCCGGGCTGTTACCAGAGCGCCCGAAGGAGACCAGCAGAGTCGGTTGCGTTTCCTGCAGGTAGTCCACAGGGTTGGTGACCAGGTCGGTGGTCGGTACTGCGGTAATATTTTTCCCGGTGTGGCGTGCAAGCCAGGGGCCAATAATGTCGCCAATAAAGGCGGAAGTCCCTGCGCCTGTAAGAATAATTTTAAGATTTGGTATGGATAAAACGGGCTGCAAAAATGCATCAATCTCATCGTGCTGGCGATCGATATTCTCAAGCGAGGCAATCCAGCACGCCGGTTGCTGACGAATCTCTTGTTCGGTCCAGGTTGACGTAGTTGTTCGCCCGGAAAGCATTTCACTCATAGCGTATTCCTTAGTCATGCACGGTCACGAAAGTGAGCAGGAAAGAAACCTTTCATTTCGTTTCATTGAATATATTTTTCGTTAAATGAAACGTAACGAAAGTTAAGTCAAAGATCAATGCAAAAATGGCAATAAATCGAAAATTGTGATCATTAAAGCAAAGGAAGTGAAATTTAAATAAACAAAAGAAAGGGTGCTGAAAAGTGAAAGCGAAAGAAAAGGCATGGCGTGATAAGCGCCATGCCCAAATAACAGACCGGGAAAAGGATTACAAAAGGGGAGTCGGGCTAGTGCATTGATCGTGATCTCATCTGTCAGATCCCTTCTTCAATCTGTTGTTCGTCGCGGCAACGCCCCAGCTCATCGGCGAGGCTTGTCAGGCCACGATGGCCGCACTCAAGCGCTTGTGCGCGAAACGCTTCACAGCTTAGTTCATCCCGTTCAAGTGCCATTTCCAGCAGCAGTTGCAGGTTGGTGCCGGTAATGACTTCACGGTTCGGTTGCTGCATGGCTAAAGTGGACGCGACACGAAATGGCGTACCGCCCAGTAGATCGGTGAGAAACACCACTCCCTCGTTGCCACTTAGCGTGTTAACCGCCTCTTCGAGTTGTTCTGTCAGCAAGGCGGTTGTTGATGTTTCCGGAAAATCGATAGCAATAAATTGCGACTGCTCACCCAGAATTTGCGTCATTGCCCTTGCCATTCCACTGGCGAAACCACCGTGTCCACAAAGAATAATTCCCAGCATCGTGACTCCTTACTTCAGAGAAAGTGTGCAAATTTACCGACAATAGCCAGCGAGACAGACTGTAACAAGCTGATTTCCATAAAAATGCCTCAATGTAGTGTGAAGATATCCAGTGCGAGTTCTGTCGGTACACTTTGTAGCTGCACTCAACGCCGTTGGCTTGCAATACATTGAACGCCGTAATGTCGCAGGCGTCGACAGACTGTTTTGACGATCTGCTTTTACAGCGACCAGAAGCGCACCATTTCCATCAAATTTTGCTGTACTGGATCGTTAGCCACCCGTACCAGGTTCGCCCCGGCAAACCCAACCCACTGCACCCCCAACCTGGCGGTGGATTAAGCGTTCATCAATACGGCTTAACACGATGTTTGACATAGCGTTTTCCTGTTAATGGTTATCTGAAGAAACGCCCTGACAGGCGGCGTGGTACTGACGCAGCACGTCCTGGATGTGATCAATAATCAGCGCGTTGGGCGTTGCGCTCAGCCTGTGCTCACGCACTCTGGCGTACTGGAGCGGCAGGTACTGGCTGATGAGCGGAAGTGGAATGGCCTGGTCGGCCAGGTTGCGCACCAGTCGTGCGTAAGATTCATCAACCTGGCTATCCGGCCAGTAGTAACGCACGCGGTCTGAATAGCTATAATCTCGCGCCAGGCGGCGGGCGTGGTTGTCACCGTGATAATGGCTTTGCCAGTACTCAGGACGGTCGAGCATGACATTTTCCAGCACGTGGCGAAGATCGGAACAGGCGCGCGCGGGAAGCAGCTCCTCTTCAATAGCCGCCAGGGCGAACAGCGCTTCGCGCAGGGCGAAAGTGAGCGCCGGGCCGACTTTCAAAATAGCAAAGTGATCGTGAACCAACTGACGCAATGCCTGCGGCGTCTGGTAATCCGTGGAGTGGGCTTCAAATACCAGTGTCGGCTGATCTTCAACCATTTTGCTCAGGGCGCTGGCTTTTTGTGGCTGGTAATCCACGACATGGCTGTTATCAAATTCAACGCCAGGCTGGACCACCAGCGCGATGATGCGTGGCCAGATGTTGCTTAGCCCCAGGTGTTCAAACGCGATGCGATGCGCCTGTAACGTGGCGCGTGCAGCATCGGGTGAGGTCACGGCAAGCTCGGTCAGCGTTTCATGGGCACCACCAGGGACGGGAACTTCAGTACCGATGACGTAAACCAAATCACTTTTGCCCGATTGTTCGATACAGGCCGCTTCGGCCACCTGCGCCAGCCTTGCGGCGCGTGCCGCGACAATCTCATCGGTAAGCGGCGTGGGGTCGTCGGCGCACGACATGCTGCAGTCGAGATGGATTTTTTTGAAACCCGCCGTGACGTAATGTTTAATCAGCTCTTCAGCATGCGACATGGCGTCGGATGCGGGTAACGTTTGCCAGCGATTAGGGCCAAGATGATCGCCCCCCAAAATCAACTGCGCGCGTGGGAAGTTCAGCTTATCGGCAAGCTGGCAAACGAAAGCGTGAAACTGCGCCGGTGTCATGCCGGTGTAGCCGCCAAATTGATCGACCTGATTGGATGTCGCCTCAATGAGTAAGGGGTGGTGATGAGCGGCGGTAAATCGGATGGCGGCTTCAAGCACCAGCGGATGGGCAGAACAAACGGCGTAGATCCCTTTCTTGTCGCCCTCTTTGTGGTGCTTTATCAGCGCGGTAAGATGTTTCACTTTCCTCTCCTTTTTAGCGTCTTCAGGTTTTATTCTTTCGTTTTATTTCCTTTTATCCTGATGGATGTTCTCTTAAAAATAAAATGAAAGATAATGCTTTTCCGATCTGTTTCACAAAACAAACATAATGAAAGGTTCTTGCCGGCGCTTTCCGGGAGCAGCTTTCCATTTCACGCTTGCATTCCTTATGAAGTCAGGTTTAATAAGTAAATCGAAATGAAACGAAAGTTCAGATAAAGGATTTCTTATGGCCAGCATCAGTTCCTCACCCGAAAAGCGCACCATTGGTACGAGCGAAAGGCGTGAGCAGATCATCCAGCGGCTACGGCAGCAGGGAAGCGTACAGGTTAATGATTTATCTACTCTTTTTGGCGTATCCACTGTCACAATCCGCAACGATCTCGCTTTCCTGGAAAAACAGGGAATTGCCGTGCGCGCGTATGGCGGGGCGCTGATCTGTGACGGCAACGCACCGGCAACCGAGCCTTCTGTTGAAGATAAAAGCGCCTTAAATACCGGGCTGAAACGGGGGATCGCGCTGGCGGCCGCGGACATGATCAAGCCAGGGCATCGGGTTATTCTCGACTCGGGAACCACGACGTATGAAATTGCGCGCATGATGAAGCAACACCAGGATGTCATTGTGATGACGAATGGAATGAACGTCGCGAATGCATTGCTCGATGCTGAAGGGGTCGAGTTGCTGATGACTGGAGGGCACTTGCGCCGTCAGTCGCAGTCTTTCTATGGCGATCAGGCGGAGCAATCACTACAGAATTACCATTTCGACATCCTTTTTCTCGGTGTCGATGCCATCGATCTCGAACGCGGCGTCAGTACGCATAACGAAGATGAGGCGCGGCTGAACCGACGGATGTGCGAAGTCGCAGAGCGCATTATTGTCGTAACCGATTCCAGCAAGTTTAACCGTTTGAGTTTGCACAAAATTATCGACACGCAACGCATTGATATGATCATTACGGATGAAGGTATTCCGGTGGAAAGCCTGCATGGGTTGCAGAAAAGCGGTATCGACGTGCTGCTGGTGAAACAATAAAAAAAGCATGGCCGAAGCCATGCTTAAAGGTTGAGGTTTACTGCTTTCTTATAAAAATCAGGTCACCGGAGCCGGGTTAAACACTGCCAGTTGGTTGTGCAGGCCCCACTGATCCGAGAAGGTTTTCTTACGTCCGCTGGCGACATCCAGGATGAAATGGAACAGCTTCCAGCCCACATCCTCAATCGTCTCTTCGCCCGTGGCGATCGTCCCGGCGTTAATATCCATTAAGTCATACCAGCGGTTCGCCAGTTCGGTACGCGTTGCCATCTTAATCACCGGTACCGCAACCAGGCCGTAAGGCGTACCGCGACCAGTGGTGAAGACCTGCAATGTAATCCCGGAAGAGACCTGTTGAGTACCACACACGAAGTCACTCGCCGGTGTTGCCGCGTAAATCAGGCCGCGTTTGGTTGGGCGCTGACCGGGAGAGAGCACTTCAGAAATGGCGCTCTTACCGGATTTCGCAATTGAACCCAGCGCTTTCTCGACCACATTCGCCAGACCGCCTTTTTTGTTCCCCGGGGAGGGGTTGGCGCTGCGGTCGGTTTTGCCCATATCGAGATAGTTATCGTACCAGGCCATCTCTTCTAGCAGACGTTTGCCCACTTCTTCGTTAATGGCGCGCGGCGTCAGTAAGTGGATCGCATCGCGTACTTCGGTCACTTCAGAGAACATCACCGTGCCGCCGCAGCGAATAATCAGGTCAGATGCAAAGCCAACCGCTGGGTTAGCAGTAACGCCGGAGAATGCATCGCTGCCGCCGCACTGCATGCCGACAACCAGTTCGGAGGCCGGGCAGGTTTCACGTTTGCGCTGATTGAGCTTCACCAGGTGGCGTTCAGCTACTTGCAGAATGTCGTCCACCATCGAGCGGAAACCGACATGGTGCTCATCCTGCAAACGCACGATGCTGGCGCTGTCGACCGGAATGGCCTGCACATCTTCGGTGCCTTGCAGCAGACGTTCCGGCTGTAATTTTTCACAACCAAGGCCAATTACCATCACTTCACCACCGAAATTTGGGTTCAGCGCGAGGTTGTGAATAGTACGAATGGGGATCACTGCAGCCGGCGCGTTAATCGCCACGCCGCAGCCATACAGGTGGTTCAGACCAACCACACCATCCACATTCGGGTATTTCGGCAGTAGATCGCGTTCGATAATCTTCACGACATAATCGACAACGCCCGCCACGCAATGCACGCTGGTGGTGATGCCCAGCAGGTTTTTGGTACCGACGCTGCCGTCCGCATTGCGGTAACCTTCAAAGGTGTAACCTTCCAGCGGCGGCAGCGGTTCAGGGACTTTGGTCGCCAGCGGCAGCGTATTCAGCGGCGGTGCTTTCGGCAGCTCGACCATGGATTCATCAATCCAGCTACCGCGTGCAATGTCGCGTACAGCGTAACCAATGACTTCGCCGTAACGTACGATTTCACCGTGCTGGGGAATATCGACCAGCGCCACTTTATGGCCTTGCGGAATATGTTCAATAAGCTCAAGTCCATCCGGAAAACGGGTTCCCGCTTTTAAGCCATTGTCATTAACGATGATCGCGACATTATCCGTGTCGTGTACCTTAATATAAAACGCCCCTGGCGGTTGCTGTCTAATTTCAATGTCGGACATTGTTAAGTAATCTCCAGCTAACTGTACGATGCATTACTCAATAAAAAGAGGAACCATTCTTTATTCTGTAATTAATATCAGAAATAAAAATCTCATTTGCTGAAATAAGAATGTCAGGAGTTTAAATAATAAAATGTGATCTGCATCACTTATTATTGTGATCTCCCGCCTGGCGGGGCTGTCTAATGCAAGATCTGTGCATTAGCGCCCAGGCGTATGTGCATATGCTCAAAATATTCTTTTTGTAAAAGGTTAAAATTGAGCAACCCTCCAGTGTATGACATCATGGCGCTGATTATACTGAGTGCTAATAAAATCGAAGTGCCAATTATCTGATATTAGTTTCGGGTGCTTAAATAAAATCAGATAAGAAACATCACAATAATTATATTTTAAAGTTAGCGGTACCAGAGGAAATTAAAATGACTGTTGAACATGCCGT
This genomic interval from Kosakonia sacchari SP1 contains the following:
- the rsmI gene encoding 16S rRNA (cytidine(1402)-2'-O)-methyltransferase; translated protein: MKQHESAENSQGQLFIVPTPIGNLADITQRALNVLQSVDLIAAEDTRHTGLLLQHFAINARLFALHDHNEQQKAETLVAKLKEGQNIALVSDAGTPLINDPGYHLVRTCREAGIRVVPLPGPCAAIAALSAAGLPSDRFCYEGFLPAKSKGRRDTLKALETESRTLIFYESTHRLLESLEDMVAVWGGSRYVVLARELTKTWETIQGAPVGELLAWVKEDENRRKGEMVLIVEGHKAQEDELPADALRTLALLQTELPLKKAAALAAEIHGVKKNALYKYALEQQE
- the kbaZ gene encoding tagatose-bisphosphate aldolase subunit KbaZ; translation: MKHLTALIKHHKEGDKKGIYAVCSAHPLVLEAAIRFTAAHHHPLLIEATSNQVDQFGGYTGMTPAQFHAFVCQLADKLNFPRAQLILGGDHLGPNRWQTLPASDAMSHAEELIKHYVTAGFKKIHLDCSMSCADDPTPLTDEIVAARAARLAQVAEAACIEQSGKSDLVYVIGTEVPVPGGAHETLTELAVTSPDAARATLQAHRIAFEHLGLSNIWPRIIALVVQPGVEFDNSHVVDYQPQKASALSKMVEDQPTLVFEAHSTDYQTPQALRQLVHDHFAILKVGPALTFALREALFALAAIEEELLPARACSDLRHVLENVMLDRPEYWQSHYHGDNHARRLARDYSYSDRVRYYWPDSQVDESYARLVRNLADQAIPLPLISQYLPLQYARVREHRLSATPNALIIDHIQDVLRQYHAACQGVSSDNH
- the kbaY gene encoding tagatose-bisphosphate aldolase subunit KbaY → MSIISTKYLLQDAQAKGYAIPAFNIHNAETIQAILEVCQEMRSPVILAGTPGTYKHIAIEEIYALCDAYSASYHMPVALHLDHHESLDDIRRKVNIGVRSAMIDGSHLPFDDNVRLVKSVVDFCHSQDCSVEAELGRLGGMEDDMSVDEESAFLTSPQDARRFVELTGVDSLAVAIGTAHGLYTKPPKLDFQRLAAIRNVVDVPLVLHGASDVPDEFVRRAIELGICKVNVATELKIAFAAAVRKWFDENPDGNDPRYYMRVGMDAMKDVVRSKVTVCGSADKLEK
- a CDS encoding SIS domain-containing protein — translated: MSEMLSGRTTTSTWTEQEIRQQPACWIASLENIDRQHDEIDAFLQPVLSIPNLKIILTGAGTSAFIGDIIGPWLARHTGKNITAVPTTDLVTNPVDYLQETQPTLLVSFGRSGNSPESVAAVNLADQLVRQCYHLAITCNEAGALYQNAEASRHAKALLMPAETHDRGFAMTSSITTMMASCLALFAPDVISTARFRDVAARCQQIIHSLGDFSAGVFGDLPFKRIVYLGSGGLQGVARESALKVLELTAGKLVAFYDSPTGFRHGPKSLIDNETLVVVFMSSHPYTRLYDRDLLAELHRENQALRIVSISASPEHALPADAQITLPPAREFLDVEQVFCFLMYAQVFALTQSIKAGITPDTPSQSGTVNRVVQGVIIHPWQEA
- the garD gene encoding galactarate dehydratase, whose translation is MSDIEIRQQPPGAFYIKVHDTDNVAIIVNDNGLKAGTRFPDGLELIEHIPQGHKVALVDIPQHGEIVRYGEVIGYAVRDIARGSWIDESMVELPKAPPLNTLPLATKVPEPLPPLEGYTFEGYRNADGSVGTKNLLGITTSVHCVAGVVDYVVKIIERDLLPKYPNVDGVVGLNHLYGCGVAINAPAAVIPIRTIHNLALNPNFGGEVMVIGLGCEKLQPERLLQGTEDVQAIPVDSASIVRLQDEHHVGFRSMVDDILQVAERHLVKLNQRKRETCPASELVVGMQCGGSDAFSGVTANPAVGFASDLIIRCGGTVMFSEVTEVRDAIHLLTPRAINEEVGKRLLEEMAWYDNYLDMGKTDRSANPSPGNKKGGLANVVEKALGSIAKSGKSAISEVLSPGQRPTKRGLIYAATPASDFVCGTQQVSSGITLQVFTTGRGTPYGLVAVPVIKMATRTELANRWYDLMDINAGTIATGEETIEDVGWKLFHFILDVASGRKKTFSDQWGLHNQLAVFNPAPVT
- the agaC gene encoding PTS galactosamine transporter subunit IIC, coding for MHEITLIQGLSLAALVFILGIDFWLEALFLFRPIIVCTLTGAILGDIHIGLITGGLTELAFAGLTPAGGVQPPNPIMAGVMTTVIAWSTGVDAKTAIGLGLPFSLLMQYIILFFYSAFSLFMSKADNYASTGDTRAFARLNWLTTLIVACSYAIIAFLCTYMAQGAMQALVKAMPGWLTHGFEVAGGILPAVGFGLLLRVMFKAQYIPYLIAGFLFVCYIQVSNLLPVAVLGAGFAVYEFFNARAKNQSQPQAESNPSDKEDYSNGI
- the agaB gene encoding PTS galactosamine transporter subunit IIB, encoding MSSPNILLTRIDNRLVHGQVGVTWTSAIGANLLVVVDDDVAKDTLQQKLMGITAETYGFGIRFFSLEKTINILDKAAPHQKIFLICRTPETVRKLIEGGVKLHDVNVGNMHFSAGKKQISSKVYVNEQDLDDLRFIKHHGAHIFIQDVPGDTKTDIPD
- the agaD gene encoding PTS galactosamine transporter subunit IID produces the protein MASEISKKDITRLGFRSSVLQASFNYERMQAGGFTWAMLPLLKKIYKDDKDGLSAAMKDHLEFINTHPNLVGFLMGLLISMEEKGENRSTIKGLKVALFGPIAGIGDAIFWFTLLPIMAGICSSFASQGNLLGPILFFAVYLAIFFLRVGWTHVGYSVGVKAIDKVRENSQMIARSATILGITVIGGLIASYVHINVITTFPIDETHSVALQKDFFDKVFPNILPMGYTLLMYYLLRAKKTHPVVLIAVTFVLSIIASALGIL
- a CDS encoding DeoR family transcriptional regulator; amino-acid sequence: MASISSSPEKRTIGTSERREQIIQRLRQQGSVQVNDLSTLFGVSTVTIRNDLAFLEKQGIAVRAYGGALICDGNAPATEPSVEDKSALNTGLKRGIALAAADMIKPGHRVILDSGTTTYEIARMMKQHQDVIVMTNGMNVANALLDAEGVELLMTGGHLRRQSQSFYGDQAEQSLQNYHFDILFLGVDAIDLERGVSTHNEDEARLNRRMCEVAERIIVVTDSSKFNRLSLHKIIDTQRIDMIITDEGIPVESLHGLQKSGIDVLLVKQ
- the agaF gene encoding PTS galactosamine/N-acetylgalactosamine transporter subunit IIA, coding for MLGIILCGHGGFASGMARAMTQILGEQSQFIAIDFPETSTTALLTEQLEEAVNTLSGNEGVVFLTDLLGGTPFRVASTLAMQQPNREVITGTNLQLLLEMALERDELSCEAFRAQALECGHRGLTSLADELGRCRDEQQIEEGI